Within Elizabethkingia sp. JS20170427COW, the genomic segment GGTTTTGGTCTTGATGCAAGAACCAGTATCAGCTTTGTTTTCTGGAAGCATATTATGGCGAGAGTAGAAGCTAAATTCGGATATATCAATATGCCGGATATCAAAACGACTTTGAATAATAAGCCCGACAGTGCCTCACAAGATTTTGTTTTCGGACAAGTAAACTTTGGTATCGGCTATATTTTTCAAACCAAAAAGAAATAATTAACGACTACAGCTAAAAGCTTAAATAAAATGAGCGAAGAAATTAAAAAATTTAAAATTACCATCGACGGTCAGCAAGTTGAAGTTGCTCCTGGGACTACCATCCTAGAAGCAGCCAGACAAATGGGTGGCAAATCTGTACCTCCGGCGATGTGCTATTATAGCAAATTAGAAGGTAGTGGTGGGCGTTGTAGAACGTGCCTTGTGGAAGTTTCCAAAGGCTCGGATGCAGACCCTAGACCTATGCCTAAATTAATGGCAAGCTGCCGTACCACCGTAATGGATGGTATGGAAGTTAAAGTACTTACTTCTGAAAGAGCACAAACAGGTCAAGAAAGTGTTACTGAATTTTTACTTGTTAACCACCCTCTAGATTGCCCTATTTGCGACCAAGCAGGAGAATGCGACCTTCAGGATCTTACCTATCAGCATGGCCTACAAAGAACCCGTACCGAGTTTGAAAAAAGAACTTTCGACGCGGATGACATCGGCCCTAATATTAAGCTAAATATGAACCGATGCATTCTTTGTGCAAGATGCGTATTGTTAGCCAACCAGCTTACTGAAAAAAGGGAACATGGTATCCTTAACAGAGGTTGGGATGCTGAAATTTCCACTTACTTAAACAAAGCTTTAGACAACGACTTTATTGGTAACATTATCGACGTATGCCCTGTAGGAGCCCTTACCGATAGAACTTCTCGTTTTGCAAGCCGTGTATGGTACACCAAACCGATGAATGCTTCTTGCAATTGCGATAAATGTAGTGGTAGAGCGGTAGTATGGATGAAGGGAGATGAAATCTTAAGAGTTACAGCTCGTAAAGATGTATATGGAGAGGTAGAAGAGTTTATTTGCAACTCTTGCCGTTTCGATAAAAAAGATCCTAAAATGTGGAATATCGAAGGTCCAAGACTTATCGACAGACACTCGGTAATCTCCGCAAACAAATATGGTATTGCTCAAACTTCTTACAAACATGAAGAAGGCAAACACCATATCCAGATTGAAGATCAACACGTAACCGGATTAGAGCATAAAAAAGATAAATAACCATGACGAATATTCTTTTTACAATTATTCTTATTGTAGTCCTTTTCGCACTGTCTATTGCTGTAGCTGCATATTCTACATGGGCAGAACGTAAAGTAGCTGCAATTATGCAAGACAGAATTGGCCCTAACCGTGCTGGCCCTTTTGGACTATTACAACCTTTGGCAGATGGTGGTAAATTATTCTTTAAAGAAGAATTTATCCCTCAAAATGCAGAGAAGTTTCTCTTCATTTTAGCACCTTGTATTCTGATGTTTATTTCCCTATTAACAGGTGCTGTTATCCCTTGGGGAAAAACTTTAAACATCGCTGGAGAATCTCTTCCTGTACAGGTTGCAAGCATAGACGTAGGGGTACTTTTCCTAATCGGGATGGCATCTACCAGTGTTTATGCAATTATGATTGGTGGATGGGCTTCTAACAACAAATTCTCTTTGATTTCTGCGGTTAGAGCTTCCTCACAAATGATCTCTTACGAACTTGCCATGAGTCTAGCCCTACTATCTATTATCCTAATGGATGGATCTTTAGACCTTAGGGTAATTACCGAAAACCAATCTGGATGGGGAGGAATGAAGTGGAATGTATTTTTCCAACCTTTAGCCTTCATCATCTTTTTTGTTTGCTCGATGGCGGAATGTAACCGTGCTCCCTTCGATTTAGCTGAGTGTGAATCTGAATTGGTAAACGGTTTCCATACCGAATACTCTTCTATGAAATTTGGTTTATTCCTTTTCGCAGAATATGTGAACATGTTCATCTCTGGAGCTTTAATCTCCACTTTATTCTTCGGAGGATACAACTATCCAGGTATCGAATGGGTTGGACAAAATTGGGGTGAGAATGTTGCAGGTATCTTAAGTATTGTTGCCTTCCTAGCGAAGTCTTTCTTCTTTATCTTCGTATTTATGTGGATAAGATGGACTTTACCAAGATTCCGTTACGACCAATTAATGCACCTAGGGTGGAAAACCTTTATCCCTCTTGCATTAATCAACCTATTGATTACAGGAGCAGTTTTATTGTTTCTATAAACAATTGATGATTTAAATAAATTTAAAATATCATCTTTGGGTTCTATCGCAAATTAATAAGAAGGGAAAGATCCAAAAGTATTATTAAATTGCATTAGCTAGAAATTCTAAAGATAATATCATAACCTCTAACTATAAAGAGATGAAACTTACCAACAGATCTAAAGTAGTTTCTAATAAAGAAATGACTTTCTTGGAAAAGACTTATCTTCCTGAAATTATCAAGGGGATGAGTGTTACCATTAAGCATGCTTTTAGAAAAAACAATACGATTAGCTATCCTGAAGAAAGAAGGATATTTGCAAAAGTGTATCGCGGTCAGCACGTTCTTAAAAGAGACGAAGAAGGTAGAGAGCGTTGTGTTGCCTGTGGGATGTGTGCTGTAGCATGCCCTGCAGAGGCAATTACAATGGTAGCTGCAGAGCGTACTAAGGATGAAAAACACCTTTACCGAGAAGAAAAATATGCTTCTGTTTACGAAATCAACATGCTAAGATGTATTTTCTGTGGACTATGTGAAGATGCATGTCCTAAAGATGCTATTTACCTTACCGACCGCCTTGTAGATGTAGAAACCAATAGAGGATCTTTTATCTATGGAAAAGACAAACTGGTAGAAGATATCGATAATAGAATTGATGTTTCCGAACGTCAGAAAAAATCTTATAAACAACCTGAATAATGGAGCAAATTATTTTTTATTTAATCGCCCTACTGGCTTTAGGAAGTGCTGTTTATATGGTTTTTGCCCGAAACCCTTTATATAGCATCCTGTCATTGATTATTACATTTTTCTCAATTGCAGGGATGTATGTACTTCTCAATGCTCAGTTCTTAGGAATCGTACAAGTCATTGTATATACAGGTGCTATTATGGTGCTATTCCTATACATCCTGATGATGCTAAATCTAAATGCTAAAGATGAACCTAAAAAGAAAAACACCATGAAATTTATCGGAATTATTTCCGCAGGTGTGCTCTTCATTGGTCTTCTAGGAGCTTACAAAGGAATACAAGGAACAGCTTTGGTAGCCCAATCCGATAAAGGTGTAGGACTTACCAAAAATTTAGGTAAATTATTGTTTAACGAATATGTACTCCCTTTTGAGTTGGCAAGTATCCTGATCTTGGCATCTATTGTAGGAGCAGTACTTATCGGTAAAAAAGACATATAATATGGGAGAAGTTGCAAATACGATGTTACAGGCAGTGCCTATAGAGCATTACATCATCTTATGTAGCCTGTTATTTAGCATTGGGGTATTAGGAGTTTTAATACGCAAAAACGCTATTATTATTTTAGGCTGTGTAGAGCTTATGTTAAACTCGGTAAACCTAATGTTAGCAGCCTTATCCGCTTATAAAGGAGATGGAAACGGACAAATCATGGTATTCTTTATCATGGTGGTTGCTGCTGCTGAAGTGGCCGTAGGCTTAGCCATCCTTACGATGATGTACAGAAATCTTCGTACTGTAGACGTGAGTATATTTAATAAATTAAAAGGTTAATGCTGATGGAGAGTTTAATTATTACACTTGTAGCTTTACCACTGATAGGTTTCCTTATCGCTGGTTTATTCGGGAAGCATTTGCCTAAAATTATGGTAGGCGGGCTTAACACCCTTTTGGTATTTATCTCTTTCTGCATTGCGGGTTCTATTTTTATGAACTACGATGCTAACACCCCTGTACAGATTATCACTTTATACAAGTGGTTTAGTGTTGCAGGAGTTCCTGTAGATTTTGCCTTACAATTGGATCAACTTTCATTAATGATGGTACTTATCATTACCGGAATTGGTTCTTTAATTCACCTTTACTCTATCGGTTATATGAGTGAAGATCCTGGTTTTTATAAATTTTTTAGTTACCTAAACCTCTTCGTTTTCTCGATGTTGATTTTAGTATTAGGAAGCAACTATTTACTATTATATATCGGATGGGAAGGAGTAGCTGTATGTTCTTACTTACTTATCGGCTTCTGGTACACTAATGAAGAATATAGTGCTGCAGCAAGAAAAGCCTTTATCATGAACCGTATTGGTGACCTTGGATTACTCATCGGGGTATTTGCCATTGCTTATCATGTAGGTGCTGTAGATTACCTTACTGTAGCAGAAAACGCTTCAAAATTTGAATACAACAGCGTAGCGATTATCTTTATCACCGTTTCATTATTCATCGGTGCTATGGGGAAATCAGCTCAGTTGCCACTCTTTACTTGGTTACCAGATGCGATGGCAGGTCCAACTCCTGTATCTGCCCTTATCCACGCGGCTACCATGGTTACTGCTGGTATTTATTTAATTGTAAGATCTAATTTCCTTTTCACTTTAGCACCTACCTCTATGGATTTCATTATGTGGGTAGGACTTATCACTTCTCTTATCGCTTCTTTCATCGCGTTAAGACAGAATGATATCAAAAAAGTATTGGCATACTCTACTGTATCCCAATTAGGATTTATGTTTATTGCTTTAGGAGCAGGGTCTTACACCATCGCTATGTTCCACCTTATGACACACGCTTTCTTCAAAGCTTTGTTATTCTTAGGTTCAGGTTCTGTTATCCACGCAATGGGTGGCGAACAAGATATGAGAAAAATGGGAGGGCTTAAAAAGCATATTCCTATTACCTATTGGACCTTCTTAATCGGTACTTTAGCAATTGCAGGATTCCCTTTCCTTTCAGGGATGGTTTCCAAAGACGAAATTTTAGCGGTAGCTTTTGCTAAAAACCCTATTGTATGGTTCCTAACTTTTGTAAGTGCTGCCATGACAGGAATTTACATGTTCCGTTTATTATACCTTACCTTCTTCGGAAACTTTAGAGGTAGCAAAGAGCAAGAACATCACCTGCACGAAAGCCCTCTTAATATGACTTTACCATTAGTTGTATTGGCTATTCTTTCTGTAGTTGGTGGACTTTTCAACCTTCCTCATTTTGTTTCTCATGAACATTCTGATAAATTAGGACATTGGTTAAATAAAGTTATTATTGCTCCTATCGAAACTCAAGAAGTAAGCTTACAAACCGAGCTTATCTTAATGGGAGTAACGGTGGCAATGTTCTTTGTTGTTTGGTTTATCGTAAGAAATACCTATTTAACAAAAGGCAAAATGGCACTTCCAGAAAACAAATACACAGGATGGGAAAAACTCTCTGCTCAGAAGTTGAAAATAGACGAAATCTACAATTCTCTATTTGTAAAAACTGCTGAAAGCATGGGGAAAGCTGCATCTATGTTTGATAAATCTGTAGTAGATGGTATCGTTAACTTTATCGGTAAAGGTACCCAGGATACAGGAAAATCTCTGAAACGTGTACAAAACGGAAATGTAGAAACTTATGTGCTGATTATGTCATTAGCAGTAGGGATAATATTAATTGTTAACTTTTTATTGAATTAAAGATGTTATTAGCACTAATACTGATACCCATTATTGGGTCGGGACTTGTATTTGCTTGGAAGCATTCTAGTGCCAAATATCTAGCCTTGGTACTAGCTTTGGTAGAGATGGCTCTTTCATTCTCTATGCTTTCAGGATTAGATTTTGCAGCTACGGTTAGCTCCGATCAGTTACAATATCAAATTACCACTCCAGAGTCGTCTTTCTTAAAGACTTCTCTACACCTTGGGGTAGATGGTTTATCGATGTTATTTATCTTGCTTACCACGATACTTACTTCTTTAATCATCCTTTCGTCTTTTAGCCAAAGTACTGCGTATAAAAATACCTTCTATGGACTCGTGTTGCTTATGCAATTCGGGCTTATTGGTGTGTTTACTGCGTTAGATGGATTAATGTTTTATATCTTCTGGGAAGTTACCCTTATCCCAATATGGTTCATCTGTGGACTTTGGGGACAGGAAGACCAAAGATTAAAATTCACCACCAAGTTCTTTGTCTATACATTTGTAGGATCTTTATTCATGTTAGGGGGATTGATCTACGTTTACAACCATGCTGCATCATTCGCTTTGGTTGATATGTACCAAACCCAACTTAATGAAACTGAACAAAATATCGTATTCTGGTTTATTTTTGCAGCTTTTGCGGTAAAACTTCCTGTTTTCCCTTTCCACAGCTGGCAACCAGACACCTATACCTATTCTTCTACCGAGGGTACCATGTTACTTTCAGGGATTATGTTGAAGATGGCGGTATTTGGGGTACTTAGATATTTACTTCCTGTAACTCCATTAGCGGTAGCTGGACTTTCTGGTCAGATTGTGTTAACGCTAGCCATTATAGGAATTGTTTACGGAGCGCTTATCGCTTTAGTTCGTCATGATGCAAAACGTATCATCACCTACTCTTCTCTTTCTCACGTGGGACTTATGGTTGCAGGTATTTTTGCTTCTGCCTTACTTACTCTTAATGGAAACTTTACTATTGAAGGTGGAGAAGGAGCTTTGGTACAATCTTTTGCCCACGGGATTAACATTGTAGGTTTATTCTACTGTGCTGACATCCTTTACAGAAGATTCAAAACTAGAGATATCCGCAATATGGGTGGTTTTGCTAAGGTAGCACCTAAATTTGCTACTCTTTTCTTAATTATCCTTTTCGGGGTGATGGCTGTGCCTTTAACCAATGGATTTATTGGTGAATTTATCTTGCTTAAATCTATTGCTGATTTTGATACTTTAGCAGTAGTAGTTGCTGGACTTACCATTATCCTTTGTGCGGCTTACCTATTAAGAATGTACGCTAAAATTATGTTCGGTAAAGGTGATGATGTACTTTTGGCAAACCTTAAAGATGTAAATGCTGTAGAGTTTACTGTACTAGCAGTCATCGCAGGACTTGTACTTTATTTCGGTTTATTCCCGAACATTATCATCGATATGGTACATAGCCCATTGGAATTTATCTTCAAATCTATGCTTAATTAATTGATAGGAAAATGACGGTATTAATAATAGTTTTTATAACAGCAATATTAGCTCTTTATGCAGGAGCTTTCAACCAAAGTAAATTTTCCAGATACATCGGTATATTAGGACTACTGATTGCTTTTTCGGTAAGTTATATGCCAGAGTGCTCTTTCTTTGAGAAGTACTACAACATGTTCCAATACGATGTACCTTCAAGAATGTTTACCCAGATCTCGCTATTAGTTACTCTTCTGATTTTCTTCTTAGGCGGATTTGCATTTAGTAATCACAGAAGCCACCAGTCTGAATTATATTCATTAATGTTATTCTCACTTTGTGGTGCATTGGTAATGTTTGGATTCAAAAACCTAGTAACGCTATTCATCGGAATCGAAATACTATCCATCCCATTATATGTAATGGCTGGTTCTAGTAAATCTGATCTTCGTTCGGTAGAAGCTTCTATGAAATATTTCCTAACAGGTGCTTTTGCTACAGGCTTCCTACTTTTCGGGATCGCAATGGTTTACGGAAGTGCAGGTAGTTTTGATTTAGTAGCAATTTACCAATATGGTATGGCATCAGGAAACAACCCTATGTTTACTTTAGGATTTATCCTTATGCTTTGTGCTATGGCCTTCAAAGCTTCTTTAGCACCTTTCCATATGTGGAGTCCAGATGTGTACCAAGGATCTCCTTCATTAATTATGGCTTTTATGGCTACAGTAGTGAAGATTGCTGCCTTTGTTGCTCTGTTTAAAATGATGATTGTAGGATTTGCTGGTACTTATAGCAATTGGGCGAATATTATGGCTGCTTTTGTTATCATCAGCTTACTATTGGCTAACATCATGGGCTTAGCTCAAACCAACTTTAAGAGAATGCTAGCTTACTCTAGTGTTTCTCATGCAGGATATATCGCTTTGGTATTCTTCGGGATGAACGAGAGCTCTCTTGACAATATGGCCTTCTACTTACTGGCTTATTCATTAGCAACTATTGGGGTATTTACTACTTTAATTTGGGTAGAAAAAGTAAAAAAAGATACTTCTTACGAAGCCTTTAGAGGTTTGGCAAAATCTGAACCTTTACTTGCTGTAGTGGCAACTGTATCTTTAGTATCTATGGCCGGTATTCCTCTTACCGCAGGTTTTGTAGGAAAATTCAGCTTATTTACTCAAGCTATGGCTGGGCAACCTATCTTGGTAGTTATTGCAATTATCGGTTCTGCTATCAGTATTGCTTACTACCTTAGACCTATTATCGCAATGTTCTTCTATAAGGATTCTACCTTCAAAACAGGAGAAAAAGTAAGCTTAACGTACAACATTTTAGCAATTGTTATTGTTATTGCCA encodes:
- a CDS encoding 2Fe-2S iron-sulfur cluster-binding protein — encoded protein: MSEEIKKFKITIDGQQVEVAPGTTILEAARQMGGKSVPPAMCYYSKLEGSGGRCRTCLVEVSKGSDADPRPMPKLMASCRTTVMDGMEVKVLTSERAQTGQESVTEFLLVNHPLDCPICDQAGECDLQDLTYQHGLQRTRTEFEKRTFDADDIGPNIKLNMNRCILCARCVLLANQLTEKREHGILNRGWDAEISTYLNKALDNDFIGNIIDVCPVGALTDRTSRFASRVWYTKPMNASCNCDKCSGRAVVWMKGDEILRVTARKDVYGEVEEFICNSCRFDKKDPKMWNIEGPRLIDRHSVISANKYGIAQTSYKHEEGKHHIQIEDQHVTGLEHKKDK
- the nuoH gene encoding NADH-quinone oxidoreductase subunit NuoH, with the translated sequence MTNILFTIILIVVLFALSIAVAAYSTWAERKVAAIMQDRIGPNRAGPFGLLQPLADGGKLFFKEEFIPQNAEKFLFILAPCILMFISLLTGAVIPWGKTLNIAGESLPVQVASIDVGVLFLIGMASTSVYAIMIGGWASNNKFSLISAVRASSQMISYELAMSLALLSIILMDGSLDLRVITENQSGWGGMKWNVFFQPLAFIIFFVCSMAECNRAPFDLAECESELVNGFHTEYSSMKFGLFLFAEYVNMFISGALISTLFFGGYNYPGIEWVGQNWGENVAGILSIVAFLAKSFFFIFVFMWIRWTLPRFRYDQLMHLGWKTFIPLALINLLITGAVLLFL
- a CDS encoding NADH-quinone oxidoreductase subunit I, translating into MKLTNRSKVVSNKEMTFLEKTYLPEIIKGMSVTIKHAFRKNNTISYPEERRIFAKVYRGQHVLKRDEEGRERCVACGMCAVACPAEAITMVAAERTKDEKHLYREEKYASVYEINMLRCIFCGLCEDACPKDAIYLTDRLVDVETNRGSFIYGKDKLVEDIDNRIDVSERQKKSYKQPE
- a CDS encoding NADH-quinone oxidoreductase subunit J is translated as MEQIIFYLIALLALGSAVYMVFARNPLYSILSLIITFFSIAGMYVLLNAQFLGIVQVIVYTGAIMVLFLYILMMLNLNAKDEPKKKNTMKFIGIISAGVLFIGLLGAYKGIQGTALVAQSDKGVGLTKNLGKLLFNEYVLPFELASILILASIVGAVLIGKKDI
- the nuoK gene encoding NADH-quinone oxidoreductase subunit NuoK, which translates into the protein MGEVANTMLQAVPIEHYIILCSLLFSIGVLGVLIRKNAIIILGCVELMLNSVNLMLAALSAYKGDGNGQIMVFFIMVVAAAEVAVGLAILTMMYRNLRTVDVSIFNKLKG
- the nuoL gene encoding NADH-quinone oxidoreductase subunit L codes for the protein MESLIITLVALPLIGFLIAGLFGKHLPKIMVGGLNTLLVFISFCIAGSIFMNYDANTPVQIITLYKWFSVAGVPVDFALQLDQLSLMMVLIITGIGSLIHLYSIGYMSEDPGFYKFFSYLNLFVFSMLILVLGSNYLLLYIGWEGVAVCSYLLIGFWYTNEEYSAAARKAFIMNRIGDLGLLIGVFAIAYHVGAVDYLTVAENASKFEYNSVAIIFITVSLFIGAMGKSAQLPLFTWLPDAMAGPTPVSALIHAATMVTAGIYLIVRSNFLFTLAPTSMDFIMWVGLITSLIASFIALRQNDIKKVLAYSTVSQLGFMFIALGAGSYTIAMFHLMTHAFFKALLFLGSGSVIHAMGGEQDMRKMGGLKKHIPITYWTFLIGTLAIAGFPFLSGMVSKDEILAVAFAKNPIVWFLTFVSAAMTGIYMFRLLYLTFFGNFRGSKEQEHHLHESPLNMTLPLVVLAILSVVGGLFNLPHFVSHEHSDKLGHWLNKVIIAPIETQEVSLQTELILMGVTVAMFFVVWFIVRNTYLTKGKMALPENKYTGWEKLSAQKLKIDEIYNSLFVKTAESMGKAASMFDKSVVDGIVNFIGKGTQDTGKSLKRVQNGNVETYVLIMSLAVGIILIVNFLLN
- a CDS encoding NuoM family protein yields the protein MLLALILIPIIGSGLVFAWKHSSAKYLALVLALVEMALSFSMLSGLDFAATVSSDQLQYQITTPESSFLKTSLHLGVDGLSMLFILLTTILTSLIILSSFSQSTAYKNTFYGLVLLMQFGLIGVFTALDGLMFYIFWEVTLIPIWFICGLWGQEDQRLKFTTKFFVYTFVGSLFMLGGLIYVYNHAASFALVDMYQTQLNETEQNIVFWFIFAAFAVKLPVFPFHSWQPDTYTYSSTEGTMLLSGIMLKMAVFGVLRYLLPVTPLAVAGLSGQIVLTLAIIGIVYGALIALVRHDAKRIITYSSLSHVGLMVAGIFASALLTLNGNFTIEGGEGALVQSFAHGINIVGLFYCADILYRRFKTRDIRNMGGFAKVAPKFATLFLIILFGVMAVPLTNGFIGEFILLKSIADFDTLAVVVAGLTIILCAAYLLRMYAKIMFGKGDDVLLANLKDVNAVEFTVLAVIAGLVLYFGLFPNIIIDMVHSPLEFIFKSMLN
- a CDS encoding NADH-quinone oxidoreductase subunit N — protein: MTVLIIVFITAILALYAGAFNQSKFSRYIGILGLLIAFSVSYMPECSFFEKYYNMFQYDVPSRMFTQISLLVTLLIFFLGGFAFSNHRSHQSELYSLMLFSLCGALVMFGFKNLVTLFIGIEILSIPLYVMAGSSKSDLRSVEASMKYFLTGAFATGFLLFGIAMVYGSAGSFDLVAIYQYGMASGNNPMFTLGFILMLCAMAFKASLAPFHMWSPDVYQGSPSLIMAFMATVVKIAAFVALFKMMIVGFAGTYSNWANIMAAFVIISLLLANIMGLAQTNFKRMLAYSSVSHAGYIALVFFGMNESSLDNMAFYLLAYSLATIGVFTTLIWVEKVKKDTSYEAFRGLAKSEPLLAVVATVSLVSMAGIPLTAGFVGKFSLFTQAMAGQPILVVIAIIGSAISIAYYLRPIIAMFFYKDSTFKTGEKVSLTYNILAIVIVIAIIALGVYPDLFTNQFR